A window of Thermodesulfovibrionales bacterium genomic DNA:
CGAGGAATGTCTGCGGCCTTTCAGCAAACAGCAGCGAGTTTGACCTGAATGCGAAAGACCCCGTCATATACCTCATGGAGAAATGGTATGACTTCAGGAAGGGAACGACGGAGGAGAGGTCTCAGTCCTCTGAGAAAGGCGGTACGATGAGGCTCGGTGCGTACCCTTGTATCATCCAGCCGGACACGCAGGCCTTCAGGGCATATCAGACGAAGGAGATATCAGAGCGCCACCGGCACCGCTACGAGTTCAATAATGCATATAAAGGCATCTTGACGAGACTGGGAATGAAGATAAGCGGGACGAGTCCTGACGGAGAACTAGTCGAGATCACCGAGATAGAGAACCATCCATGGTTTCTTGGATGCCAGTTCCATCCCGAATTCAAATCAAGGCCGACTGAACCCCATCCCCTCTTCAAGGCGTTCATCGGGGCAGCCATTAAAGAAAAGAGGGCCCTTTTCCCCGAGGTTACGGAAGAGAAGACGTAAGCTCCGAGAGCCGTGCGGAAGGTTACCATCCATAATGTGTCTGTCGGCGATGACCTGCCGCTCATTATCGCGGGTCCCTGTGTGATCGAAAGCGAGGAGACCACCCTTTCGACAGCGCGGAGACTGAAGGATGTCTGCAACAGGATCGGGCTTCCCCTGGTATTCAAGAGCTCTTACGACAAGGCAAACCGCACCTCTCTCTCCGCTTACAGGGGACCGGGAATCGACAAGGGCCTGCGCGTCCTCTCTGACGTAAGGACAAAGACCGGCGTTCCCATAATCTCCGATGTTCACTCTGTGGACGAAGTTTGGGTCGCTTCGCAGGTACTGGACGCGCTGCAGATACCGGCCTTTCTCTGCAGACAGACCGATCTCGTCCTTGCTGCGTCAAATACGGGCAAGCCGGTGAACATAAAGAAAGGTCAGTTCCTCGCACCCTGGGATGTGAAAAACATTATCGATAAGTTCACGTCAACGGGGAATCACAATCTCTTCATCACGGAGAGGGGTACGTCCTTCGGATACAACAATCTCGTCGTGGATTTCAGGGGT
This region includes:
- the kdsA gene encoding 3-deoxy-8-phosphooctulonate synthase; amino-acid sequence: MRKVTIHNVSVGDDLPLIIAGPCVIESEETTLSTARRLKDVCNRIGLPLVFKSSYDKANRTSLSAYRGPGIDKGLRVLSDVRTKTGVPIISDVHSVDEVWVASQVLDALQIPAFLCRQTDLVLAASNTGKPVNIKKGQFLAPWDVKNIIDKFTSTGNHNLFITERGTSFGYNNLVVDFRGFPVMRSFGYPLIFDVTHSLQLPGGQGSCSGGQKEFAEPLARASVAVGVDGLFLEVHPEPEKALCDGPNMVRL